AGCGCGTAGACCCGGCCCTCGTAGTCCACGAAGCGCACGACGTGGCGGTGGATGCCGCGGGCCACGTCCACGAGCCGGTCGCTGTCCCACTCCCGCAGCGCCCGCTCCCACGGGAGGTCGAGGAAGTCCGGGTGGCCGGTCCTGACGAGCAGCGAGAAGGTGGTGGTCGACACGGCGCCACCAGTGTGCCTCCGGTAGCTTGCCGAGCCATGCCCCGCGCCGCCGCCAACGGGATCGAGATCGAGTACGACACGTTCGGGGACCGGTCCGACCCGCCGTTGCTGCTGGTCATGGGGCTCGGCGCCCAGATGATCGCCTGGGACGAGCGGCTGTGCCGGCTGCTCGCCGACCGGGGCCACTTCGTCGTCCGCTACGACAACCGGGACTCGGGGCTGTCGACCAAGGTGGACTGGTCGACCGACGACTTCATGGCCGCGTTCGCGGCCGCGTGGGCCGAGCAGCCGATCGACGCGCCGTACCTGCTGTCGGACATGGCGGCCGACGGGGTCGGCCTGCTCGACGCCCTCGACATCCCCGCCGCCCACGTGGTCGGCGCGTCGATGGGCGGGATGATCGCCCAGACCATCGCCATCGAGCACCCCGACCGCGTGCTCACGCTGACGTCGATCATGTCGACCACCGGCGACCGCGACGTCGGCCAGCCGACCGCGGAGGCGATGGAGGTCCTGCTCACCCGGCCGCCGGCCGAGCGGGAGGCGTCGATCGAGCAGATGGTCCGCGCCTCGCGGGTCATCGGCAGCCCCGTCCACTTCGACGAGGAGGCGGCCCGCGAGCGCTCGGCGCTGGCCTACGACCGCTGCTACTTCCCGGTCGGCACCGGCCGCCAGC
Above is a genomic segment from Acidimicrobiales bacterium containing:
- a CDS encoding alpha/beta hydrolase encodes the protein MPRAAANGIEIEYDTFGDRSDPPLLLVMGLGAQMIAWDERLCRLLADRGHFVVRYDNRDSGLSTKVDWSTDDFMAAFAAAWAEQPIDAPYLLSDMAADGVGLLDALDIPAAHVVGASMGGMIAQTIAIEHPDRVLTLTSIMSTTGDRDVGQPTAEAMEVLLTRPPAEREASIEQMVRASRVIGSPVHFDEEAARERSALAYDRCYFPVGTGRQLLAVLASGSRAEALRRLAVPTLVIHGEVDPLVPVSGGRRTAELVPGARLVVLPDMGHDLPPVLWPTIVDAIAEHTARVPVTR